A stretch of the Gossypium hirsutum isolate 1008001.06 chromosome D07, Gossypium_hirsutum_v2.1, whole genome shotgun sequence genome encodes the following:
- the LOC107954490 gene encoding uncharacterized protein isoform X1 encodes MGSVTVKPSLNTFCFIPESPKIRCHSPHFSFLKLRPSPVSFPFKSPSDPINSSPKCKIRSFMVNPLLVLVPVLRSIRGLAFSHSQKWASRLHDCITESEEILDQYNGNCLQSGGLGMALLSVTASAKVRISPFVATLAANPTFVSGLFAWFIAQSVKIFLNFFIERKWDFRILFASGGMPSSHSALCTALTTSVAICHGIADSLFPVCLGFSLIVMYDAIGVRRHAGMQAAVLNMIVEDLFQGHPISQRKLKELLGHTPSQVFAGAMLGIVVACICCQGCLATT; translated from the exons ATGGGCTCTGTCACTGTAAAACCCTCATTAAATACTTTCTGTTTCATTCCCGAGAGCCCCAAAATTCGTTGTCATTCGCCTCACTTCTCATTCCTCAAACTCAgaccttcccctgtttctttcccCTTTAAATCTCCTTCTGATCCAATAAACTCATCTCCCAAATGTAAAATTCGAAGCTTTATGGTTAACCCTTTATTGGTTTTAGTCCCAGTTTTGAGAAGCATCAGAGGCTTGGCTTTTTCGCATTCCCAAAAATGGGCTTCACGTTTGCACGATTGCATTACAGAATCGGAGGAAATTTTAGACCAATACAATGGCAATTGCTTGCAAAGTGGAGGTCTTGGGATGGCTTTATTGAGTGTAACAGCTAGCGCTAAAGTTCGGATTAGTCCATTCGTGGCGACATTGGCGGCGAATCCCACGTTTGTTTCTGGTTTGTTTGCATGGTTCATTGCTCAATCGgtgaagatttttttaaatttctttatagaGCGGAAATGGGATTTCCGGATATTGTTTGCTTCTGGTGGGATGCCTTCTTCGCACTCGGCTTTGTGTACTGCTTTGACGACATCGGTTGCCATTTGTCATGGAATAGCGGACTCCCTGTTTCCTGTTTGTTTGGGGTTTAGTTTGATTGTTATGTACGACGCCATTGGAGTTAGAAGGCATGCGGGGATGCAAGCTGCG GTTCTAAATATGATCGTTGAGGACCTATTTCAAGGGCATCCAATTAGTCAAAGAAAACTCAAGGAACTTCTTGGCCACACACCGTCACAGGTCTTTGCTGGAGCTATGCTTGGGATTGTGGTAGCTTGTATATGCTGCCAAGGTTGCTTGGCTACAACCTAG
- the LOC107954490 gene encoding uncharacterized protein isoform X3, whose product MGSVTVKPSLNTFCFIPESPKIRCHSPHFSFLKLRPSPVSFPFKSPSDPINSSPKCKIRSFMVNPLLVLVPVLRSIRGLAFSHSQKWASRLHDCITESEEILDQYNGNCLQSGGLGMALLSVTASAKVRISPFVATLAANPTFVSGLFAWFIAQSVKIFLNFFIERKWDFRILFASGGMPSSHSALCTALTTSVAICHGIADSLFPVCLGFSLIVMYDAIGVRRHAGMQAADEQCG is encoded by the exons ATGGGCTCTGTCACTGTAAAACCCTCATTAAATACTTTCTGTTTCATTCCCGAGAGCCCCAAAATTCGTTGTCATTCGCCTCACTTCTCATTCCTCAAACTCAgaccttcccctgtttctttcccCTTTAAATCTCCTTCTGATCCAATAAACTCATCTCCCAAATGTAAAATTCGAAGCTTTATGGTTAACCCTTTATTGGTTTTAGTCCCAGTTTTGAGAAGCATCAGAGGCTTGGCTTTTTCGCATTCCCAAAAATGGGCTTCACGTTTGCACGATTGCATTACAGAATCGGAGGAAATTTTAGACCAATACAATGGCAATTGCTTGCAAAGTGGAGGTCTTGGGATGGCTTTATTGAGTGTAACAGCTAGCGCTAAAGTTCGGATTAGTCCATTCGTGGCGACATTGGCGGCGAATCCCACGTTTGTTTCTGGTTTGTTTGCATGGTTCATTGCTCAATCGgtgaagatttttttaaatttctttatagaGCGGAAATGGGATTTCCGGATATTGTTTGCTTCTGGTGGGATGCCTTCTTCGCACTCGGCTTTGTGTACTGCTTTGACGACATCGGTTGCCATTTGTCATGGAATAGCGGACTCCCTGTTTCCTGTTTGTTTGGGGTTTAGTTTGATTGTTATGTACGACGCCATTGGAGTTAGAAGGCATGCGGGGATGCAAGCTGCG GACGAGCAATGTGGCTAA
- the LOC107954490 gene encoding uncharacterized protein isoform X2 produces the protein MGSVTVKPSLNTFCFIPESPKIRCHSPHFSFLKLRPSPVSFPFKSPSDPINSSPKCKIRSFMVNPLLVLVPVLRSIRGLAFSHSQKWASRLHDCITESEEILDQYNGNCLQSGGLGMALLSVTASAKVRISPFVATLAANPTFVSGLFAWFIAQSVKIFLNFFIERKWDFRILFASGGMPSSHSALCTALTTSVAICHGIADSLFPVCLGFSLIVMYDAIGVRRHAGMQAAVLEAGLLRFKRANLIF, from the exons ATGGGCTCTGTCACTGTAAAACCCTCATTAAATACTTTCTGTTTCATTCCCGAGAGCCCCAAAATTCGTTGTCATTCGCCTCACTTCTCATTCCTCAAACTCAgaccttcccctgtttctttcccCTTTAAATCTCCTTCTGATCCAATAAACTCATCTCCCAAATGTAAAATTCGAAGCTTTATGGTTAACCCTTTATTGGTTTTAGTCCCAGTTTTGAGAAGCATCAGAGGCTTGGCTTTTTCGCATTCCCAAAAATGGGCTTCACGTTTGCACGATTGCATTACAGAATCGGAGGAAATTTTAGACCAATACAATGGCAATTGCTTGCAAAGTGGAGGTCTTGGGATGGCTTTATTGAGTGTAACAGCTAGCGCTAAAGTTCGGATTAGTCCATTCGTGGCGACATTGGCGGCGAATCCCACGTTTGTTTCTGGTTTGTTTGCATGGTTCATTGCTCAATCGgtgaagatttttttaaatttctttatagaGCGGAAATGGGATTTCCGGATATTGTTTGCTTCTGGTGGGATGCCTTCTTCGCACTCGGCTTTGTGTACTGCTTTGACGACATCGGTTGCCATTTGTCATGGAATAGCGGACTCCCTGTTTCCTGTTTGTTTGGGGTTTAGTTTGATTGTTATGTACGACGCCATTGGAGTTAGAAGGCATGCGGGGATGCAAGCTGCG GTTCTTGAAGCTGGTCTATTAAGATTTAAGAGGGCTAACTTGATTTTCTGA